The DNA segment GTCGGTGCGGCCGATCACACCGACATCATGCTGATCTGCGACGATGCCTATTTCGGGCTGTTCTACGATGACGACATCGAGACCGAGTCCATGTTTTCCCTTGCCGCCGCGGCCCATCCCAACCTGCTGACGGTAAAGATTGATGGCGCAACCAAGGAAGACTATGTGTGGGGCTTTCGTATCGGGTTTATCACCATTGCTGCGGCCGGCCTTGAGGCGGATCATTTTGCCGCCTGGGACGATAAACTGACCGGTTCAATCCGGTCCAACGTATCCAACGGCAACACCCTGGGGCAGAGTCTGCTGCTCCAGGCCATGAACCAGCCGGATTACCATCAGGAAAAACAGCGTATTGCCAGTGAACTGCGGCATCGTTATCAGATCGTACGCGACATCGTTTCCCGGGAGCCGTACAGTCAGCCGGATTTTCCGCTGCAGCCGATGCCGTTCAACTCCGGATATTTTATGGCTTTTCGCTGCACCAACGGCAGGGCCGAGGAAATTCGCACCCGCTTGCTGAGCAAAGGCATCGGGGTAATTGCATTTGGCGACCATCTCGTACGGGTAGCCTATGCCGGAGTGGATCCGGAATCACTGCCGGAGCTGTACGCAATCATCGCCTCAGTTGCGCGCGAAACCATGGAGTAGGGTATGCCGCCAATTCCAGCCTGCATCCCGGCCAGCCAGAGGCCACCCCGGGTTCGCCTGATTCCAGTATTGTGCTGCCTGGTCACCCTGGCGGTGGTTCTGCTGCTTGGCGGCTGCGGTCGCCCGCGGGGAGAGGTTCGGGTACTGACCGCCGAACCGATCCTGTATGTCTATGCCGAGT comes from the Spirochaeta africana DSM 8902 genome and includes:
- a CDS encoding aminotransferase class I/II-fold pyridoxal phosphate-dependent enzyme encodes the protein MHPAADQLNQRLSGTVVRRMLSRLGEQMFFPRGIVAQAAEAAAQADRFDATVGMAYSQGEPIMLNSIREAVPGIPPKQSVGYSPTPGNARLRQRWKEEMIRKNPRLEGAATSLPMVTPGLTNGLCHTADLFCDPGDVLILPDMYWGNYNLLFGVRHGVQIVTYPFFDRSGGFNTDGLREAISQHSGPRGVRVLLNFPNNPTGYAPSTAEAAAILQVLVGAADHTDIMLICDDAYFGLFYDDDIETESMFSLAAAAHPNLLTVKIDGATKEDYVWGFRIGFITIAAAGLEADHFAAWDDKLTGSIRSNVSNGNTLGQSLLLQAMNQPDYHQEKQRIASELRHRYQIVRDIVSREPYSQPDFPLQPMPFNSGYFMAFRCTNGRAEEIRTRLLSKGIGVIAFGDHLVRVAYAGVDPESLPELYAIIASVARETME